One Lacticaseibacillus rhamnosus genomic window carries:
- the murB gene encoding UDP-N-acetylmuramate dehydrogenase, translated as MVDAPRILEGITMLHDEPLSHYTFTKTGGPADLLAFPKDVAEVQALVEMARERDMPLTVIGNASNLIVRDGGIRGLVLILTAMKKITVNGNDVTAQAGARLIDTTEAAYRAGLTGLEFAAGIPGSVGGALFMNAGAYNGEVCSVISQAHVLTRAGELKTYNHRELNFRYRHSVVQDTGDIVLSVTFSMKFGDKPTIRAKMDELNARRAAKQPLEYPSCGSVFKRPPDHFVGPMIQKAGLQGHIIGGAQVSKKHAGFIINLGNATATDYLDMIHLIQKTVKAKFDVDLEPEVRIIGEPLH; from the coding sequence GTGGTAGACGCACCACGGATACTTGAAGGTATCACCATGTTGCATGATGAGCCGTTGAGTCATTATACCTTTACAAAAACCGGTGGGCCGGCTGATTTGCTTGCGTTTCCTAAAGACGTGGCTGAAGTTCAGGCTTTGGTTGAAATGGCTCGGGAGCGGGATATGCCGTTAACGGTCATCGGCAACGCCAGCAATTTAATTGTGCGTGATGGCGGCATTCGGGGGTTAGTCTTGATTTTAACGGCGATGAAAAAAATCACCGTGAATGGTAACGATGTAACGGCTCAGGCGGGGGCCCGGCTGATTGACACAACCGAAGCCGCTTACCGGGCCGGATTAACCGGACTTGAGTTTGCGGCCGGGATTCCCGGCAGTGTCGGTGGCGCGTTATTCATGAACGCGGGCGCTTATAACGGTGAAGTCTGCAGTGTGATCAGTCAGGCTCACGTTTTGACGCGCGCAGGGGAACTCAAAACTTACAATCATCGTGAATTAAACTTTCGCTATCGGCATAGTGTGGTTCAAGATACCGGTGACATTGTCTTGAGTGTCACCTTTTCCATGAAGTTTGGCGATAAGCCTACTATTCGGGCCAAGATGGATGAACTCAATGCAAGACGGGCAGCTAAACAGCCACTGGAGTATCCATCATGTGGCTCGGTGTTTAAACGTCCCCCGGATCATTTTGTTGGTCCGATGATTCAAAAAGCCGGTTTGCAAGGGCATATCATTGGCGGTGCGCAGGTATCGAAAAAACATGCCGGGTTTATCATTAATTTAGGCAATGCAACGGCAACCGATTATCTTGATATGATCCACCTTATTCAAAAAACGGTTAAAGCCAAGTTTGACGTTGACCTAGAGCCTGAAGTTCGGATCATTGGCGAACCGTTACACTAA
- a CDS encoding cation:proton antiporter, which produces MHLVEAVLFLMALVIISNVLSHYIVAVPVSLIQVALGLGAALFFHLTINLATDWFMLLFIAPLLFYDGRHFPRRELWELRGPIMGNAIFLVFATMLVGGYLIHFLIPPLPLPASFALAAILSPTDPIAVQSLAKRVHLPSGVLHLVSGESLINDASGLIGFKYGIAATMTGAFALGHAVRDFFYVALVGALAGLVLIGLINLSRNWLLQQGLNDVILHTILQVLTPFFIYLIVDEFMHASGVIAVVVAGLLSNTQHNRYVAALPELRIVSERTWDLIVYTLNGIIFLILGIELPVAMRDTIADHEVNTWQALEFVVIVYLGILVLRTLWIYGYMWLTVRSKGNPPSWRAALLSGISGVRGAITLVGVFAVPAALANGQPFPERSLMLFIAAGVVVLSLIVAIVALPLVTRSVAPLQTRGSTIAADGSSDVAEDDENSHDVRIISQRQAQLFVYQMAVRRVESERRESNQKAALDLIAEYQNLIRRLELAEDTGAAIPPLVQDELDLRKVGVQGELYALDDLWRENKIMSKSYAKAHKQLQHRLDDLNSMAKRSGRPTLRMLLDRSALKLSHFWYTVASEQNRSHRFFNEKLFIEKETAKGGLKYLSQFLRQKENKAHHYNRQVIYSLIVQYRNRIASVKALNTHKSTQYEHELGRLRAIAFAAERTAIHDLLEKGYITMAMAQRLNQNVNFTENAATLTSMEEV; this is translated from the coding sequence ATGCATTTAGTCGAAGCCGTCTTATTCTTGATGGCATTGGTCATCATCTCAAACGTGCTCAGTCATTACATTGTGGCTGTCCCGGTTTCTTTGATTCAAGTCGCGCTGGGACTAGGCGCGGCTTTATTTTTTCATTTAACGATCAATTTAGCGACTGATTGGTTTATGTTGCTTTTCATTGCCCCGCTGCTGTTTTACGATGGTCGGCATTTTCCGCGGCGAGAACTATGGGAGTTGCGTGGTCCGATTATGGGGAACGCCATTTTTCTGGTGTTTGCAACGATGCTGGTCGGAGGTTACTTAATTCATTTCCTGATTCCGCCATTACCACTACCAGCGAGTTTTGCGTTGGCAGCCATCCTTAGCCCCACCGATCCGATTGCGGTTCAGAGTTTGGCTAAGCGTGTGCATTTGCCAAGCGGGGTTTTGCACTTGGTGAGTGGCGAAAGTTTGATCAACGATGCCAGTGGCTTGATTGGGTTTAAGTATGGCATCGCGGCCACCATGACCGGAGCATTTGCACTAGGCCATGCTGTTCGGGACTTTTTCTACGTGGCGTTAGTAGGGGCGTTAGCTGGCTTGGTGCTAATCGGCTTGATTAATTTGAGTCGCAACTGGCTTTTGCAACAAGGGCTCAATGATGTCATTTTGCATACGATTTTGCAGGTGTTGACACCGTTTTTCATTTATTTGATTGTGGATGAATTTATGCATGCTTCTGGCGTCATTGCTGTCGTAGTAGCCGGTTTACTGAGCAATACGCAGCATAATCGGTATGTTGCCGCGTTGCCGGAGTTGCGGATTGTTTCTGAACGGACGTGGGATTTAATTGTTTATACCCTGAATGGGATTATTTTTCTTATCTTAGGGATTGAGCTTCCTGTTGCCATGCGGGACACGATAGCCGATCATGAAGTCAACACATGGCAAGCTCTTGAATTTGTTGTGATTGTTTATCTCGGCATTTTGGTTTTGCGGACGTTATGGATTTATGGCTACATGTGGCTTACGGTTCGTTCAAAAGGCAATCCTCCTTCTTGGCGGGCGGCGTTGTTAAGCGGTATTTCGGGTGTCCGCGGTGCCATTACGCTAGTCGGTGTGTTTGCTGTTCCCGCAGCATTGGCAAATGGCCAGCCGTTCCCCGAGCGCAGCCTGATGCTGTTTATTGCTGCCGGCGTTGTCGTCTTGAGCTTAATCGTGGCGATTGTGGCCTTGCCGCTGGTGACGCGCTCAGTCGCACCGCTGCAAACCCGTGGCTCCACGATTGCCGCAGATGGTAGCAGCGATGTCGCCGAGGATGATGAAAATAGTCACGATGTTCGCATTATCTCTCAGCGTCAAGCCCAGCTGTTTGTCTATCAAATGGCAGTTCGTCGCGTTGAATCCGAGCGGCGGGAGTCAAATCAAAAAGCGGCACTTGATCTGATCGCCGAATATCAAAATCTGATTCGGCGCCTGGAGCTAGCCGAGGATACCGGCGCCGCCATTCCGCCATTGGTTCAAGATGAACTTGATTTACGTAAGGTGGGGGTTCAAGGCGAATTATACGCGTTAGATGACTTATGGCGCGAGAACAAAATCATGTCCAAAAGTTATGCCAAAGCTCACAAACAACTGCAGCATCGCCTGGATGATTTGAATTCAATGGCGAAACGCTCCGGCCGACCAACATTGCGCATGCTTCTTGACCGGTCCGCGTTGAAGCTATCCCACTTTTGGTACACGGTCGCGAGTGAACAGAATCGCTCGCATCGCTTTTTCAATGAGAAACTGTTTATTGAAAAGGAAACAGCAAAAGGCGGCTTGAAGTATTTGTCGCAATTTCTTCGTCAAAAAGAAAACAAGGCCCATCATTACAACCGCCAAGTGATTTATTCGTTGATTGTTCAGTACCGCAATCGAATTGCATCGGTTAAAGCGTTAAACACCCACAAATCAACGCAATATGAACATGAACTCGGCCGATTACGCGCGATTGCGTTTGCAGCCGAGCGAACGGCCATTCATGATCTACTTGAAAAAGGGTATATCACCATGGCCATGGCCCAGCGCTTAAATCAAAATGTTAACTTCACGGAAAATGCTGCAACTTTAACTTCGATGGAAGAAGTTTAG
- a CDS encoding helix-turn-helix domain-containing protein, with amino-acid sequence MDIGSKIRDLRIRKNLTQEELGERTDLSKGYISQVEHDQSSPSLETFFDILSVLGESPADFFREEPVDSLVYHASDQVTYLDEDKGYQLKWLVPESNENEMEPVMIDFAPDGIFKTFEPSPAETFVYVVSGKVKLLLGEQTYVAKKGETIYFHATKQHQLVNAATGRSKCLLVATASYL; translated from the coding sequence ATGGACATTGGCAGCAAAATTCGTGATTTGCGCATTCGCAAAAACCTGACCCAAGAAGAGTTAGGGGAACGAACTGATTTATCAAAGGGGTATATTTCGCAAGTTGAACATGATCAAAGTTCGCCGTCACTGGAAACCTTTTTTGATATTTTAAGCGTTTTAGGTGAGTCGCCAGCCGATTTTTTCCGTGAAGAACCAGTTGATTCACTGGTCTATCATGCTTCGGATCAGGTGACTTATCTTGATGAGGACAAAGGTTATCAATTGAAGTGGTTAGTTCCCGAAAGCAATGAAAACGAGATGGAGCCGGTGATGATTGATTTTGCACCGGATGGGATTTTTAAAACTTTCGAACCATCACCGGCGGAAACGTTTGTGTATGTGGTTAGCGGCAAAGTGAAGTTGTTGCTGGGTGAACAGACTTATGTCGCTAAAAAAGGGGAAACTATTTATTTCCACGCAACGAAACAACATCAACTGGTGAACGCCGCAACGGGTCGCAGCAAATGCCTGCTGGTTGCGACGGCATCTTATCTATAA
- a CDS encoding ABC transporter ATP-binding protein: protein MSNIIVELKHVGKRYGDTQVLKDVNIEIEQGKFYTLLGPSGSGKTTILRAIAGFLDVSEGEVLFDGKRINDVPANQRKVNTVFQDYALFPHLNVFDNVAFGLRLHRMSKETIKTKVTDALKMVRLQGYADREISELSGGQQQRVAIARAIVLEPQVLLLDEPLSALDAKLRKDMQYELRELQERLGITFLFVTHDQEEALALSDEIFVMNDGQVQQSGTPVDIYDEPVNHFVADFIGESNIIQGHMIKDFLVEFNGKQFECADAGMRPNEPVEVVLRPEDLDITAADAGKVNVEVDTQLFRGDYYEIVAYDQLKNEWLIHSTNPAKDGETVGLTFDPEDIHVMRLNESEEEFDARLETYEGD, encoded by the coding sequence TTGAGCAATATCATTGTTGAACTGAAGCATGTCGGCAAACGTTATGGCGACACGCAGGTATTAAAAGATGTCAATATCGAAATTGAACAAGGCAAGTTCTACACATTACTTGGTCCGTCCGGGTCTGGTAAAACGACGATTCTGCGCGCCATTGCCGGGTTTCTGGATGTTTCGGAAGGCGAAGTGCTTTTTGATGGCAAACGGATTAATGATGTACCGGCAAATCAGCGCAAGGTTAATACGGTATTCCAAGATTATGCGTTATTCCCGCATCTTAATGTTTTTGACAACGTTGCGTTTGGATTACGTCTGCATCGGATGAGCAAGGAAACGATTAAGACCAAAGTGACAGACGCGCTTAAAATGGTTCGGTTACAAGGCTATGCTGACCGGGAAATCTCTGAATTGTCTGGCGGCCAGCAGCAGCGGGTAGCCATCGCCCGCGCCATTGTGCTGGAGCCGCAAGTCTTGTTATTGGATGAGCCGTTATCGGCACTGGACGCAAAGTTACGTAAAGATATGCAGTATGAGTTGCGCGAGTTACAAGAACGGCTCGGGATTACCTTTTTGTTTGTGACCCATGATCAAGAAGAAGCACTGGCACTGTCGGATGAAATTTTTGTCATGAATGATGGTCAGGTTCAGCAAAGTGGTACCCCGGTTGATATTTACGATGAACCGGTGAATCACTTTGTTGCGGATTTCATTGGTGAAAGTAATATCATTCAGGGGCATATGATTAAAGATTTCCTGGTCGAATTTAACGGTAAGCAATTTGAATGTGCCGATGCAGGGATGCGGCCGAATGAACCGGTCGAAGTGGTTTTACGGCCAGAAGATCTTGATATCACCGCAGCCGATGCCGGCAAAGTGAACGTTGAAGTCGATACCCAATTATTCCGCGGCGATTATTATGAAATCGTTGCTTACGATCAGCTTAAGAATGAGTGGTTGATTCACTCGACCAATCCGGCAAAAGACGGCGAGACGGTGGGGTTGACGTTTGATCCTGAAGACATTCACGTTATGCGGCTAAACGAATCCGAAGAAGAATTCGATGCGCGGCTGGAAACTTATGAAGGCGATTAA
- a CDS encoding ABC transporter permease — MKKSTTNVAFYTPYVMWLALFVIAPMVLIVYQSFFDISGHFTLANYQTYFQSGTYIMMTINSVWYAFLITLATLLISYPTAYFLHYAKHKQLWLLLIILPTWINLLLKAYAFIGIFSQDGGVNSFLGMFGIAPQQFLFTDFSFIFVAAYIEIPFMILPIFNAIEELPENLVNASRDLGAKGWQTFTKVVWPLTISGVKSGVQAVFIPSLSLFMLTRLIGGNRVITLGTAIEEHFLTTMNWGMGSTIGVVLIVAMFVIMFLTGERKKKGVRRHEA, encoded by the coding sequence GTGAAAAAATCCACCACGAATGTAGCATTTTACACGCCTTACGTGATGTGGCTCGCGTTGTTTGTGATCGCGCCAATGGTGTTGATCGTTTATCAAAGTTTCTTTGATATTAGCGGCCATTTTACCTTGGCAAATTATCAGACTTATTTTCAATCAGGCACTTATATTATGATGACGATTAATTCAGTCTGGTATGCCTTTTTAATCACACTTGCAACATTGCTAATCAGCTATCCGACCGCTTACTTTCTGCATTATGCCAAGCACAAGCAGCTATGGTTGTTGCTGATTATTCTGCCAACCTGGATTAATTTGTTACTTAAAGCATATGCCTTTATCGGAATCTTTAGTCAGGATGGCGGCGTGAACAGTTTCTTGGGCATGTTCGGAATTGCCCCGCAGCAATTTTTGTTTACTGATTTCAGCTTTATCTTTGTCGCCGCTTATATTGAAATTCCGTTTATGATTTTACCGATTTTCAATGCGATTGAAGAATTGCCTGAAAATTTGGTCAATGCCTCACGTGATTTGGGTGCCAAAGGGTGGCAGACATTTACCAAAGTTGTCTGGCCACTAACCATTTCCGGCGTTAAATCGGGCGTTCAGGCAGTGTTCATCCCTAGCTTGAGCTTGTTCATGTTAACGCGCTTGATCGGCGGGAACCGGGTGATCACATTAGGGACCGCGATTGAAGAGCATTTTCTCACCACCATGAACTGGGGGATGGGTTCCACAATTGGCGTGGTCTTGATTGTGGCGATGTTTGTGATTATGTTCCTAACCGGTGAACGAAAGAAGAAGGGGGTCCGCCGTCATGAAGCGTAA
- a CDS encoding ABC transporter permease, whose amino-acid sequence MKRKFKWSNLYLIFVFICLYVPIFYLVIYSFSTGDRMSNYSGFTWKHYAELFADTRMIQIVLDTLLVALLSSLIATIIGALGALAIDRTSRPVVKNTVLSLNNILMVSPDVIIGASFLIFYTALKVPLGFWSVLMSHIAFSIPIVVLMILPRLQEMSHSMLDAARDLGASNYQVLTRVIVPYITPGIFSGFFMAFTYSLDDFAVTFFVTGNGFETLAVEIYARARQGISLEINALSGVMFVFALLLVVGYYFIQQAGQSRRAKHKRESEALLNETTH is encoded by the coding sequence ATGAAGCGTAAGTTTAAGTGGTCCAACCTTTATCTGATTTTCGTCTTCATCTGTTTATATGTTCCGATTTTTTATCTGGTCATTTATTCATTTTCAACCGGCGATCGCATGAGTAACTATTCCGGGTTTACCTGGAAACACTATGCCGAACTTTTTGCGGATACCCGGATGATTCAAATCGTTTTGGATACACTGCTTGTGGCGTTACTATCCAGCCTGATCGCCACGATTATCGGGGCATTAGGTGCGCTTGCGATTGATCGTACCAGTCGGCCGGTGGTTAAAAATACGGTGCTGTCATTGAACAACATTTTAATGGTCAGTCCGGATGTCATCATTGGGGCCAGTTTCTTAATCTTTTATACCGCGTTAAAAGTACCGCTGGGTTTCTGGTCGGTACTGATGAGCCATATTGCCTTTTCCATTCCGATTGTGGTGTTGATGATTTTACCGCGGCTACAGGAAATGAGCCATTCCATGCTTGATGCTGCGCGTGATTTGGGTGCTTCAAACTATCAGGTGCTGACGCGGGTCATTGTGCCATATATCACACCGGGAATTTTCTCGGGTTTCTTCATGGCCTTCACCTATTCGCTGGATGATTTTGCCGTAACCTTCTTTGTGACCGGTAACGGCTTTGAAACGCTGGCGGTGGAAATCTATGCCCGTGCACGTCAGGGAATCAGCTTGGAAATCAACGCATTATCTGGCGTGATGTTCGTCTTTGCTTTGCTGCTGGTGGTGGGGTACTACTTTATCCAACAAGCGGGACAGAGCAGGCGGGCAAAACACAAGCGAGAAAGCGAGGCGTTACTCAATGAAACGACTCATTAG
- a CDS encoding ABC transporter substrate-binding protein has protein sequence MKRLISIAVAILAVCLGLAVWSENLQKSQGDTGDNTLNLFNWGDYIDPALISKFEKQTGYHVNQETFDSNEAMFTKIQQGGTSYDLTVPSDYMIEKMKKANLLLPLDKSKLRGMQHMDPRLINKEFDPNNKYSIPYFWGTLGIIYNDKFVNASEVQHWNQLWNPKFKDSIMLIDSARDVFAPALISLGKSVNETNPQTLAVAKAKLDQLSPNVKAVVADEIKMYMAENEAKIAVDWSGEASEMLANNKHLHYVVPQEGSNLWFDNLVIPKTAKHFKAIYAFLNFMMEPKNAAQNAEYVGYATPNATAKKLLPKSVQNDRQFYPDDETMKHLEIYSDLPPAKVGLYNDLFLEFKMYRR, from the coding sequence ATGAAACGACTCATTAGTATTGCAGTTGCGATCCTGGCAGTCTGTCTCGGATTAGCTGTTTGGAGCGAGAACTTACAAAAATCGCAAGGAGATACCGGTGACAATACACTGAATCTTTTTAATTGGGGCGATTATATTGATCCGGCCTTGATCAGTAAATTTGAAAAGCAAACTGGCTATCATGTCAATCAAGAGACCTTTGATTCCAACGAAGCGATGTTTACCAAGATTCAACAGGGGGGCACCAGTTATGACCTGACCGTTCCTTCAGATTATATGATCGAGAAAATGAAGAAGGCCAATTTGCTATTACCGCTGGATAAAAGTAAATTACGCGGCATGCAGCATATGGACCCGCGTTTAATTAATAAAGAATTCGATCCAAACAACAAGTACAGCATTCCGTATTTCTGGGGCACGCTGGGCATTATTTATAATGACAAGTTTGTCAATGCCAGTGAGGTTCAACACTGGAACCAATTGTGGAATCCGAAGTTTAAAGACTCGATTATGTTGATCGACTCAGCTCGTGATGTGTTTGCGCCAGCCTTAATCTCGCTAGGCAAATCGGTCAACGAGACCAATCCGCAAACGCTTGCTGTTGCCAAAGCCAAACTCGATCAGCTCTCGCCCAACGTCAAAGCTGTCGTTGCGGATGAAATCAAGATGTACATGGCAGAAAATGAAGCTAAAATTGCCGTCGACTGGTCAGGTGAAGCCAGCGAAATGTTAGCTAACAACAAACACCTGCACTATGTCGTTCCTCAAGAAGGCAGCAATCTCTGGTTTGATAACCTTGTCATTCCTAAGACGGCCAAGCATTTCAAAGCGATCTATGCCTTTCTCAACTTCATGATGGAGCCAAAGAACGCCGCGCAAAATGCAGAATACGTGGGTTACGCCACACCAAATGCAACGGCTAAAAAGCTATTGCCTAAAAGTGTTCAAAACGATCGCCAATTCTACCCTGATGACGAAACCATGAAACATCTTGAGATCTATTCCGATCTGCCACCGGCTAAAGTTGGTCTATACAATGATTTATTCTTAGAATTTAAGATGTACCGCCGCTGA
- a CDS encoding DUF5067 domain-containing protein, whose product MKKLILVTVATLSIFFLAGCSSSSSASKDNSSAAKTSTAEKAEKAENKTSTPKSGWSFKNDTWVTANMTFKFTKAEVQDAYEQGKKNLVLFVDVTNTSKKEQMPMAGMVSMNVKQKNDTSNVDLTSGMPKMNDDGSNPFEAQENAMHNNLLPGKTVQGVFIYELKNDNPVTVTFENASFQTIGTKTYNVK is encoded by the coding sequence ATGAAAAAACTGATTTTAGTGACAGTCGCAACCTTATCAATATTTTTTTTAGCCGGTTGCAGTAGTTCCAGTTCAGCAAGTAAGGATAACTCGTCAGCCGCCAAAACTTCCACTGCTGAAAAAGCAGAAAAGGCAGAAAACAAAACCTCTACCCCAAAAAGTGGTTGGTCCTTTAAAAATGATACTTGGGTCACAGCAAATATGACCTTCAAGTTCACTAAAGCAGAAGTCCAGGATGCCTACGAGCAAGGAAAGAAGAATCTTGTCTTATTTGTGGACGTTACAAACACTTCCAAGAAAGAACAGATGCCAATGGCTGGAATGGTATCGATGAATGTTAAACAAAAAAATGACACTTCAAATGTCGACTTAACCAGCGGAATGCCTAAAATGAATGACGATGGCTCAAATCCTTTCGAAGCGCAAGAGAACGCTATGCATAATAACTTACTACCAGGTAAAACTGTTCAAGGTGTCTTTATTTATGAACTAAAAAATGATAATCCAGTGACTGTTACGTTTGAAAATGCCAGTTTCCAAACTATTGGCACCAAAACCTATAACGTGAAGTAA
- a CDS encoding cation-translocating P-type ATPase, producing the protein MKNEKETRRKFATESIADLMTDLHTTSTGLSQQEASTRLAKYGENTITREKQASQLLIFLKNFTSVMAILLWVSGFVAILSGTLELGIAIWLVNIINGVFSYWQEHEAQKATNSLMKMLPTYTQVYRDGKLQQVNATQIVPGDVFNLQAGNAVPVDARLIKATSVQVDQSALTGESVPESKKVAFDAGQGEFAESNLVYAGTTVGAGTATAVAFATGMHTEFGRIAALTQQQKRSLSPLQLELNRLTKQISLIAISLGVLFFVAAIFFVHYPVAQSFIFALGMIVAFIPEGLLPTVTLSLAQGVQRMARKHALLKDLNSVETLGETTVICSDKTGTLTQNQMTVDHVWTPAHTYTVTGQGYVNNGEIQLNGQPIHYGSDPDLDLLIRLVAFNNDTEVEPAKGEARPKILGTPTEASLVILAQKSGIDTNAYTQKFPRLKELPFDSDRKRMTTIHQHDPQTLSICTKGSLSDLLPHCDTIQENGKVRPLKQADKDAIDAANRKYAALGLRSIATAYREIPQAADKEKQLDGLTIETAETKLTFVGLAIMSDPPRPEIYAAIKKCHNASIKIIMVTGDSSLTAKSIAVKIGLTSDKARVVTGTELDAMSKADLKQALAGEIIFARVAPEQKYKIVSTLQEMGEIVASTGDGVNDAPALKKADIGVAMGVTGTDVAKDAADMILTDDNFASIVAAIEEGRTVYSNIQKFLIYILNSNLPEAVPSALFLFSRGAIPLPLTVMQILTVDLGTDMMPALGLGSEKAEPGIMDKPPRARNAHLMSRTVLWKAFAWYGLIASIISSGAYFFVNHLDGWPTHGLATSGSTYVMATTMTLAAIIFCQIAAAMNCRTENASVFKVGLFANRLVWFGIIFEIFLLALLSYTPFLQELFHTGPLALTDWIFLAIIPIPLFLIEEGRKWLNRRRLAHAKVKRVE; encoded by the coding sequence ATGAAGAATGAAAAGGAGACGCGGCGTAAGTTTGCCACTGAATCAATTGCAGATTTAATGACTGATTTACACACAACTTCAACCGGATTGAGTCAACAGGAAGCTTCAACCCGGCTAGCAAAATACGGTGAAAATACGATCACCCGCGAAAAGCAGGCATCGCAGCTGTTGATCTTTCTCAAGAACTTTACCAGCGTGATGGCGATCTTACTTTGGGTCAGCGGATTTGTTGCCATTTTGTCCGGCACATTGGAGCTAGGCATCGCAATTTGGTTAGTCAATATTATTAATGGTGTTTTCAGCTACTGGCAAGAACATGAAGCTCAAAAAGCGACGAATTCACTTATGAAAATGCTGCCGACCTATACGCAGGTCTATCGTGATGGCAAGTTGCAGCAAGTTAATGCGACCCAAATTGTCCCTGGCGATGTGTTTAATCTGCAAGCCGGTAATGCGGTCCCTGTTGACGCCCGGTTAATCAAAGCTACCTCCGTTCAGGTTGATCAAAGTGCCTTAACCGGTGAATCCGTACCCGAATCCAAAAAAGTTGCTTTTGATGCCGGACAAGGCGAGTTTGCCGAGTCCAACCTTGTTTATGCCGGTACCACTGTTGGCGCCGGTACTGCAACGGCGGTGGCGTTTGCAACAGGAATGCATACGGAATTCGGCCGGATTGCCGCGTTAACCCAGCAACAAAAGCGCAGTCTAAGCCCATTGCAACTGGAACTCAATCGCTTAACCAAACAGATTTCGTTGATTGCGATCAGTTTAGGGGTACTTTTCTTCGTTGCTGCTATTTTCTTTGTCCATTATCCGGTCGCGCAAAGCTTTATTTTTGCGCTAGGCATGATCGTTGCGTTTATTCCGGAAGGGCTTTTACCGACTGTCACGTTGTCGCTGGCACAAGGCGTTCAGCGGATGGCGAGAAAACACGCCTTACTCAAAGATCTAAACAGTGTCGAAACGCTTGGTGAAACCACCGTTATCTGCTCGGATAAAACCGGCACCCTAACGCAGAATCAGATGACAGTTGATCACGTCTGGACGCCGGCGCACACTTATACCGTCACTGGCCAAGGCTATGTCAACAACGGCGAGATCCAGCTAAACGGTCAACCGATTCACTATGGTAGCGATCCGGACCTGGATTTACTCATCCGACTGGTCGCGTTTAATAATGATACTGAAGTCGAACCGGCAAAAGGCGAAGCACGACCGAAAATTCTCGGCACTCCAACCGAAGCCTCGCTGGTCATTTTGGCGCAAAAATCAGGCATCGATACGAACGCCTACACCCAGAAGTTCCCGCGACTCAAAGAATTGCCGTTCGACTCGGATCGAAAGCGCATGACCACCATCCACCAACACGATCCCCAGACGCTCTCCATCTGTACCAAAGGCTCATTAAGCGATTTATTACCACATTGCGATACCATTCAAGAAAATGGTAAAGTCCGACCGCTAAAGCAAGCTGACAAAGATGCCATTGATGCGGCCAACCGTAAATATGCAGCTTTAGGTTTGCGGTCAATTGCCACGGCATATCGCGAAATCCCACAAGCAGCTGACAAAGAAAAACAGCTCGATGGTCTGACGATTGAAACGGCTGAAACCAAGCTCACATTCGTTGGCTTAGCAATTATGTCCGATCCGCCACGACCAGAGATTTACGCGGCCATCAAAAAATGTCATAACGCCAGTATCAAGATTATTATGGTCACCGGCGATTCGTCGTTGACTGCTAAATCTATCGCGGTCAAAATCGGCTTAACCTCTGATAAAGCCCGCGTCGTCACCGGCACCGAACTGGATGCTATGAGTAAAGCCGACCTCAAACAAGCGCTTGCTGGCGAAATCATTTTTGCGCGGGTAGCACCGGAACAAAAATATAAAATTGTCTCAACCCTTCAAGAAATGGGTGAAATTGTTGCTTCCACCGGTGATGGCGTCAATGATGCACCCGCCTTGAAAAAAGCCGATATTGGCGTGGCAATGGGCGTGACGGGAACAGACGTCGCCAAAGATGCAGCCGATATGATTCTCACGGACGACAATTTTGCTTCTATCGTTGCGGCGATTGAAGAAGGTCGAACTGTTTACAGCAACATTCAAAAGTTCCTGATTTATATTTTGAACTCTAACCTGCCTGAAGCTGTGCCATCTGCGCTTTTCCTCTTCTCACGTGGCGCTATTCCCCTACCGTTAACCGTGATGCAAATCTTAACCGTTGACCTCGGAACCGACATGATGCCTGCTTTGGGACTGGGATCTGAAAAAGCCGAGCCCGGGATTATGGACAAACCACCGCGCGCACGTAATGCTCACCTGATGAGCCGAACCGTCTTGTGGAAAGCCTTCGCGTGGTACGGACTGATTGCTTCAATCATCTCTAGCGGCGCCTACTTCTTCGTCAATCATCTGGACGGCTGGCCGACACATGGTTTAGCCACAAGCGGTTCAACTTATGTCATGGCAACTACCATGACCCTAGCTGCGATTATCTTCTGTCAAATTGCCGCAGCCATGAATTGCCGCACGGAAAATGCCTCAGTCTTCAAAGTCGGTTTGTTTGCCAATCGACTTGTCTGGTTCGGCATTATCTTTGAAATTTTCCTGCTGGCCCTACTCAGTTACACCCCGTTCTTACAGGAACTCTTCCACACGGGCCCACTAGCCCTCACCGATTGGATCTTCCTAGCCATCATCCCGATTCCACTCTTCTTAATCGAAGAAGGACGGAAATGGCTCAATCGTCGGCGCTTAGCCCATGCGAAGGTAAAGCGTGTCGAATAA